The following proteins come from a genomic window of Dongia rigui:
- a CDS encoding BAR domain-containing protein, translated as MRIFLVVVWLVLLGVLFVLDWPQFKLDSDVANVAIKGLAQAMIIAFTYLISFDARSEHYAEVEKKVDSIIDVTNSISELSKRQSAKDDVRTLVSVLDYLHALTKSFANFIKPIADAPEVVGNDAARRVVDTQIRAYAATVQSVNDAIKSRVRDLQPRVGDEAAFRGILEEIEAANRIVEQFFSSTRGIETGHAPRVASLPSDPALAAPRLTADGEADERQ; from the coding sequence ATGAGAATCTTTTTGGTGGTTGTATGGCTCGTGCTGCTGGGGGTGCTCTTTGTTCTAGATTGGCCTCAGTTCAAGTTGGACAGTGACGTCGCGAATGTCGCGATCAAAGGGCTGGCGCAGGCGATGATTATTGCCTTTACCTACCTTATTTCCTTTGATGCGCGATCGGAGCATTACGCGGAAGTCGAAAAGAAAGTCGATTCTATCATCGACGTAACAAATTCAATTTCTGAGTTGTCGAAGAGACAAAGTGCAAAGGATGATGTTCGCACCCTTGTTAGTGTCCTTGACTATCTGCACGCCCTTACCAAGAGCTTCGCAAACTTCATCAAACCAATTGCTGATGCCCCTGAGGTGGTCGGAAATGACGCGGCGAGACGAGTGGTTGACACCCAAATCCGAGCTTACGCCGCTACAGTGCAATCCGTAAATGATGCTATAAAGTCGCGAGTCCGGGATCTTCAACCCAGGGTCGGAGACGAAGCAGCGTTCCGGGGAATTCTCGAAGAGATTGAAGCGGCCAATCGAATTGTTGAACAGTTCTTTTCCTCAACGAGGGGTATCGAGACAGGGCATGCGCCTAGGGTCGCGAGCCTGCCGAGTGATCCAGCGCTCGCAGCGCCCCGCTTAACGGCTGATGGTGAGGCAGATGAACGTCAATGA
- the gabT gene encoding 4-aminobutyrate--2-oxoglutarate transaminase: MTSNANLQKRREAAVPRGVGNAYAIFAEKAKNAEITDVEGKRHIDFAGGIAVMNTGHGHPKIIAAVKDQLDKFSHTCFQVNPYESYIRLAERLNKLAPGSTPKKTIFLTTGAEAVENAVKIARAHTKRAGIIAFSGAFHGRTLMGMALTGKYLPYKKGFGPFPTDVYHVPFPDPTQADGVQQSLKTLETLFKADIGPDNIAAIIIEPVQGEGGFNPVPFELMKKLREICTQHGIMLIVDEIQTGFGRTGKMFAHEHSGIEADLITVAKSLAGGFPLSGVIGKAEIMDAPSAGGLGGTYGGSPIGCAAANAVLDVMEEEKLVERANVIGKLMKDRLADMKKRNTTGNRIGDIRGLGAMVACDIIKADGSPDADLTKAITAKAGENGLILLSCGVNANTLRFLMPLTSEDKIINEGFDILEKTIAQAIEGATKAA; encoded by the coding sequence ATGACGTCGAATGCGAACCTGCAGAAGCGCCGCGAAGCGGCCGTGCCGCGCGGTGTTGGCAATGCCTATGCGATCTTTGCCGAGAAGGCCAAGAACGCCGAGATCACCGATGTCGAGGGCAAGCGTCATATCGACTTTGCGGGCGGCATCGCCGTCATGAACACCGGCCATGGCCACCCCAAGATCATCGCCGCGGTGAAGGACCAGCTCGACAAGTTCAGCCACACCTGCTTCCAGGTGAACCCCTATGAGAGCTATATCCGCCTCGCGGAGCGCCTCAACAAGCTCGCCCCCGGGTCGACGCCGAAGAAGACCATCTTTCTGACCACCGGTGCCGAAGCGGTCGAGAACGCGGTGAAGATTGCGCGCGCGCACACCAAGCGAGCCGGCATCATCGCCTTCAGCGGCGCCTTCCACGGCCGCACGCTGATGGGCATGGCGCTCACCGGCAAGTACCTGCCCTATAAGAAGGGCTTCGGCCCGTTCCCGACCGACGTCTATCACGTGCCGTTCCCCGACCCCACCCAGGCCGACGGCGTGCAGCAATCCCTGAAGACCCTGGAGACGCTGTTCAAGGCCGATATCGGCCCGGACAACATCGCCGCCATCATCATCGAGCCGGTGCAGGGCGAGGGCGGTTTCAACCCGGTCCCCTTCGAGCTGATGAAAAAGCTGCGCGAGATCTGCACGCAACACGGCATCATGCTGATCGTCGACGAGATCCAGACCGGCTTCGGCCGCACCGGCAAGATGTTCGCCCATGAGCATAGCGGCATCGAAGCCGACCTCATCACGGTCGCCAAATCGCTGGCCGGCGGCTTCCCGCTCTCCGGCGTCATCGGCAAGGCCGAGATCATGGACGCCCCGTCCGCCGGCGGTTTGGGTGGCACCTATGGCGGCTCGCCCATCGGCTGCGCTGCGGCCAATGCGGTGCTCGATGTCATGGAAGAGGAAAAGCTGGTCGAGCGCGCCAATGTCATCGGCAAGCTGATGAAGGACCGCTTGGCCGACATGAAGAAGCGCAACACCACCGGCAATCGTATTGGTGACATCCGTGGCCTCGGCGCCATGGTCGCCTGCGACATCATCAAGGCCGACGGCTCGCCCGACGCGGACCTCACCAAGGCGATCACCGCGAAGGCCGGCGAGAACGGCCTCATCCTGCTCTCCTGCGGTGTCAACGCCAACACGCTGCGCTTCCTGATGCCCTTGACGTCTGAGGACAAGATCATCAACGAAGGCTTCGACATCCTCGAAAAAACGATCGCCCAGGCGATCGAGGGTGCGACGAAGGCGGCGTAA
- a CDS encoding hydroxymethylglutaryl-CoA lyase: MNLPATVRIVEVGPRDGLQNEAAPIPTAVKIRLIEDLAAAGLSEIEAGAFVSPKWVPQMADSAAVLAGLTRDPRKRYPVLVPNLQGLEAALTAGARDVAVFAAASESFSRKNTNCSIDDSIARFEPVLSRARSAGVPVRGYVSCVLGCPYEGEIAPEAVARVAKSLIDIGCHEISLGDTIGVGTPLATQRMIGAVAEAVPIPQLAAHFHDTYGQALANLLAAMQMGISVIDSSVAGLGGCPYAKGATGNVATEDVVFMLDGMGIQSGIDLTRLAEAGWRVLRHFDRAPQAGVSRALWQKAQKSQA, encoded by the coding sequence ATGAACCTGCCGGCCACAGTCCGCATCGTCGAGGTCGGCCCCCGCGACGGCCTGCAGAATGAAGCGGCACCCATCCCAACGGCGGTGAAGATCCGCCTCATCGAGGATCTGGCGGCAGCGGGTTTGTCGGAGATCGAGGCCGGGGCCTTCGTCTCGCCGAAATGGGTCCCGCAGATGGCGGATTCTGCTGCCGTCCTTGCCGGCCTCACGCGCGACCCCAGGAAGCGCTATCCGGTCCTCGTTCCCAATCTGCAGGGGTTGGAAGCGGCGCTGACGGCCGGTGCCCGCGACGTGGCGGTCTTTGCTGCGGCTTCTGAGAGCTTTTCCAGGAAGAACACGAACTGCTCGATCGACGACAGCATCGCGCGCTTCGAGCCCGTCCTCTCCCGCGCCCGTTCGGCAGGTGTTCCGGTTCGGGGCTATGTCTCCTGCGTCCTGGGCTGCCCCTATGAGGGGGAGATCGCCCCAGAGGCCGTGGCACGCGTCGCTAAGTCCCTGATCGATATCGGTTGCCATGAGATCTCGCTGGGCGACACGATTGGTGTCGGAACCCCCCTTGCCACCCAGCGCATGATCGGCGCGGTGGCGGAAGCGGTGCCGATTCCGCAGCTCGCCGCCCATTTCCACGACACCTACGGCCAGGCGCTGGCCAATCTGCTGGCCGCCATGCAGATGGGTATATCGGTCATCGATTCCTCGGTCGCTGGCCTCGGCGGCTGCCCTTATGCCAAGGGGGCGACAGGCAATGTCGCTACCGAAGATGTCGTCTTCATGCTCGACGGCATGGGCATCCAATCGGGAATCGATCTCACGCGATTGGCCGAGGCCGGCTGGCGAGTCCTGCGGCACTTTGACCGTGCGCCGCAAGCTGGCGTCTCGCGCGCGCTTTGGCAGAAAGCGCAGAAATCACAGGCATAA
- a CDS encoding acetyl/propionyl/methylcrotonyl-CoA carboxylase subunit alpha: MFTKILIANRGEIACRVIRTARAMGVKTVAIYSDADRHARHTQLADEAIHIGPAPARESYLKGERIIAAAKSAGAQAIHPGYGFLSENAAFAKAVTEAGLVFIGPPAKSIEAMGAKDAAKVLMRKAGVPVVPGYEGKAQDAATLQRQADKIGYPILIKAVMGGGGRGMRKVDKDADFAESLESAQREAQSAFGDSTVLIEKYLTRPRHIEVQVFADGHGNVVHLFERDCSLQRRHQKVIEEAPAPGMTEAMRKRMTDAAIAAARAIDYVSAGTVEFIAEGDNLDNFYFMEMNTRLQVEHPVTEMVTGLDLVEWQLCVAAGERLPKLQDEIALCGHAFEARICAEDPARDYRPETGRLLQFSVPEGPFIRLDSGFGQGDEISVHYDSLIGKLIVGGADRDDALARLRAALGRSHVAGIASNLNLLTRAAGELDFGTGHIDTGFIAAHPALLRHTAPDFPGWACLALAEQLDLAAARATDASPWAATDNWRLGGLAPLVWHFEYDGVDHAVSLLAQGDHWLVSWRDEALPLRLVERRADSFTIELGDRQYHAHLHADGATRWLKVGPTRWRVRALGAFGRPPERRDQAGGHGGSVSAPMPGRIVSVQAAIGDMVVAGQILLRLEAMKMEHNLVAGSAGKIAAVLVAPGDQVVEGAELIRIEAGA; encoded by the coding sequence ATGTTCACCAAGATCCTCATCGCCAATCGGGGTGAGATCGCCTGCCGCGTCATCCGGACTGCGCGCGCGATGGGGGTGAAGACGGTTGCCATCTATTCCGATGCCGACCGGCATGCCCGCCACACGCAGCTGGCCGATGAGGCGATTCATATCGGCCCCGCGCCGGCGCGCGAGAGCTATCTGAAGGGCGAGCGCATCATTGCCGCCGCGAAATCGGCGGGCGCCCAGGCGATCCATCCGGGCTACGGATTCCTTTCGGAGAACGCGGCCTTTGCAAAGGCGGTGACGGAGGCCGGGCTTGTCTTCATCGGCCCGCCGGCGAAATCGATCGAGGCGATGGGCGCCAAGGATGCGGCCAAGGTGCTGATGCGCAAGGCGGGTGTGCCCGTGGTCCCCGGCTATGAAGGCAAGGCGCAGGATGCGGCGACCTTGCAAAGGCAAGCCGACAAGATCGGCTATCCAATCCTCATCAAGGCCGTGATGGGTGGTGGTGGACGCGGCATGCGCAAGGTCGACAAGGATGCCGACTTTGCGGAAAGCCTGGAATCGGCGCAGCGCGAGGCGCAATCGGCCTTTGGCGACAGCACGGTCCTGATCGAGAAATATCTCACCCGGCCGCGCCATATCGAAGTACAGGTCTTTGCCGATGGGCATGGCAATGTCGTGCACCTCTTCGAGCGCGACTGTTCGCTGCAGCGGCGCCATCAAAAGGTGATCGAGGAAGCGCCGGCCCCTGGCATGACCGAGGCCATGCGGAAACGCATGACCGATGCGGCGATTGCTGCCGCAAGGGCCATCGACTATGTCAGCGCCGGCACGGTCGAGTTCATCGCCGAGGGCGACAATCTCGACAATTTCTACTTCATGGAGATGAATACCCGCCTCCAGGTCGAGCATCCGGTGACCGAGATGGTAACCGGCCTCGATCTCGTCGAATGGCAGCTTTGCGTCGCTGCCGGTGAGCGACTGCCGAAATTGCAGGATGAGATCGCACTTTGTGGCCACGCCTTCGAGGCGCGCATCTGTGCCGAGGATCCGGCCCGCGACTACCGGCCGGAGACGGGCCGGCTGCTGCAATTCAGCGTACCGGAAGGGCCTTTTATCCGGCTCGATTCCGGTTTCGGGCAGGGCGACGAGATCTCCGTCCATTACGACTCCCTCATCGGCAAGCTGATCGTCGGCGGTGCCGACCGCGACGACGCGTTGGCGCGCCTGCGCGCCGCCCTCGGCCGTTCCCATGTCGCCGGTATCGCCAGCAACCTCAATCTGCTGACCCGCGCGGCTGGCGAGCTTGATTTTGGCACTGGCCACATCGACACGGGCTTCATCGCGGCGCATCCAGCCTTGCTGCGCCATACGGCCCCAGATTTCCCCGGCTGGGCGTGCCTCGCTCTGGCCGAACAACTTGACCTCGCGGCCGCGCGCGCAACAGACGCCTCGCCCTGGGCCGCTACCGACAACTGGCGCCTGGGTGGGCTGGCGCCGCTCGTCTGGCATTTCGAGTATGACGGCGTCGACCACGCGGTCTCGCTGCTGGCCCAGGGCGATCACTGGCTGGTCAGCTGGCGGGATGAGGCCTTGCCGCTGCGCCTGGTCGAACGCCGGGCGGATTCCTTCACGATCGAGCTGGGTGACCGGCAATATCACGCCCATCTCCATGCCGACGGTGCCACGCGCTGGCTCAAAGTGGGGCCGACGCGCTGGCGCGTGCGGGCGCTGGGTGCCTTTGGCCGCCCGCCGGAACGGCGCGACCAGGCGGGGGGGCACGGCGGAAGCGTCAGCGCCCCCATGCCCGGTCGCATCGTCTCGGTCCAGGCCGCGATCGGCGATATGGTCGTGGCAGGCCAGATCTTGCTGCGGCTGGAAGCCATGAAGATGGAGCACAATCTCGTCGCCGGCTCCGCCGGCAAGATCGCCGCCGTGTTGGTGGCGCCTGGGGATCAGGTGGTGGAGGGGGCGGAACTCATCCGCATTGAGGCCGGCGCATGA
- a CDS encoding enoyl-CoA hydratase-related protein — protein sequence MTDIELEIAGRVARITINRPDRHNALDIAMIDAFHAALDKVAVDKSARVLEIRARGESFCAGADINWMRRMAEYDAASNIADAKRLAGLFEKIAFLPLPTVVAVNGPAYGGGIGIVAACDFAIAVPQADFVLSEVKLGLIPAVISPHIIRAIGPHAAKRLFLSGRKFDAAEAERLGLLAEIVAPEKLDEAVNALTRQLLDNAPEAMAAAKELVQFVASKPLGPDVIAGTADRIAARRASAEGKEGLTAFLEKRTPAWRKE from the coding sequence ATGACCGATATCGAACTTGAAATTGCCGGCCGTGTCGCCCGCATCACCATCAACCGGCCGGATCGGCACAACGCGCTCGATATCGCCATGATCGATGCCTTTCATGCGGCGCTTGATAAGGTGGCAGTGGATAAGTCGGCCCGGGTGCTGGAGATTCGCGCCCGTGGGGAGTCCTTCTGCGCCGGTGCCGACATCAATTGGATGCGGCGCATGGCGGAATATGACGCTGCCAGCAACATCGCCGACGCCAAGCGCCTTGCGGGCCTTTTCGAGAAGATCGCTTTTCTGCCCCTGCCGACGGTTGTCGCGGTCAACGGCCCGGCCTATGGCGGCGGCATCGGCATTGTCGCGGCCTGTGACTTCGCCATTGCCGTGCCGCAGGCTGATTTCGTGCTGTCGGAGGTGAAGCTCGGCCTCATTCCGGCGGTAATCAGCCCGCATATCATCCGCGCCATCGGCCCGCACGCAGCCAAGCGCCTCTTCCTCTCCGGCCGGAAATTCGATGCGGCCGAGGCCGAGCGCCTCGGCCTCCTTGCCGAAATCGTGGCACCGGAGAAGCTCGATGAGGCGGTGAATGCGCTGACCCGGCAGCTGCTCGACAACGCCCCTGAAGCGATGGCGGCGGCAAAGGAGCTGGTGCAGTTCGTGGCATCGAAGCCCTTGGGACCGGACGTCATCGCTGGTACGGCCGACCGCATCGCCGCCCGTCGCGCCAGTGCCGAAGGCAAGGAAGGCCTCACGGCGTTCCTGGAAAAGCGCACACCTGCCTGGCGCAAGGAATAG
- a CDS encoding carboxyl transferase domain-containing protein, with translation MPVLKSALNLQSTECRANAAAMAEQVAALQRLLAEIGEGGGREARARHTARGKLLPRERIQLLLDPGTPFLELSSLAAYGVYDDHVPAAGLLTGIGRIAGRLAVIVCNDATVKGGTYYPLTVKKHLRAQEIAAENGLPCIYLVDSGGANLPNQDQVFPDRDHFGRIFFNQANMSAAGIPQIAVVMGSCTAGGAYVPAMSDESIIVKNQGTIFLGGPPLVKAATGEVVSAEDLGGGDLHARRSGVVDHLAENDWDALQRCRDMVARLGRGAGAPLAPSIASREPLYDPAELGAIVPVDTRKPYDVRDIIARIVDASAFDEFKQHYGETLVCGFAHLYGHQIGIIANNGILFSESALKGAHFVELCGQRKIPLVFLQNITGFMVGKKYEAGGIAKDGAKLVTAVSTVAVPKLTVIIGGSFGAGNYGMCGRAFGPRFLYMWPNARISVMGGEQAASVLAQVKRDNIEAKGDAWPPEEEEKFKQPIRDQYERQGHPYYASARLWDDGIIAPADTRRVLGLSLEAALQQPIGETRFGLFRM, from the coding sequence ATGCCGGTTTTGAAATCGGCGCTCAATCTTCAATCTACGGAATGCCGGGCCAACGCTGCCGCCATGGCGGAGCAGGTCGCCGCCTTGCAGCGCCTGCTGGCGGAGATTGGCGAAGGCGGTGGACGTGAAGCGCGCGCGCGGCATACCGCGCGGGGCAAGCTGCTGCCGCGCGAACGCATCCAGCTTCTGCTTGATCCGGGTACCCCCTTTCTGGAGCTATCGAGTCTCGCGGCGTATGGCGTCTATGACGATCATGTGCCGGCGGCAGGCTTGCTCACCGGCATCGGCCGCATCGCCGGACGGCTCGCCGTCATCGTCTGCAACGATGCCACGGTGAAGGGGGGCACCTACTATCCGCTGACCGTCAAGAAGCACCTGCGCGCCCAGGAGATCGCGGCGGAGAACGGCTTGCCTTGCATCTATCTCGTTGATTCCGGCGGCGCCAACCTGCCCAACCAGGATCAGGTCTTTCCCGATCGCGATCACTTCGGCCGCATCTTCTTCAACCAGGCGAACATGTCGGCAGCCGGTATCCCACAGATCGCCGTCGTCATGGGGTCCTGCACGGCGGGCGGCGCTTACGTGCCGGCCATGTCGGACGAAAGCATCATCGTCAAGAACCAGGGTACCATCTTTCTCGGCGGCCCACCGCTGGTGAAGGCGGCGACGGGTGAGGTGGTGAGTGCCGAGGATCTGGGCGGTGGCGATCTCCATGCCCGCCGGTCCGGCGTCGTCGATCATCTGGCCGAGAATGATTGGGATGCCTTGCAGCGGTGCCGCGATATGGTGGCGCGCTTGGGGCGCGGGGCCGGCGCACCGCTCGCGCCAAGCATCGCCTCGCGTGAACCACTTTATGACCCAGCCGAGCTTGGCGCCATCGTCCCGGTCGATACCCGCAAGCCCTATGATGTCCGCGACATCATCGCCCGCATTGTCGATGCGTCGGCCTTCGACGAATTCAAGCAGCATTACGGCGAAACGCTGGTCTGCGGTTTTGCGCACCTCTATGGCCATCAGATCGGCATCATCGCCAATAACGGCATTCTGTTTTCGGAATCGGCCCTCAAGGGGGCGCATTTCGTCGAGCTATGCGGCCAGCGCAAGATCCCGCTCGTGTTCCTGCAGAACATCACGGGCTTCATGGTGGGAAAGAAATACGAAGCCGGCGGCATCGCCAAGGACGGCGCCAAGCTGGTGACGGCCGTCTCCACCGTCGCCGTGCCCAAGCTTACCGTCATCATCGGCGGATCCTTTGGCGCCGGGAATTACGGCATGTGCGGGCGCGCTTTCGGGCCACGCTTCCTCTATATGTGGCCCAATGCCCGCATCTCGGTGATGGGCGGTGAACAGGCGGCCTCGGTGCTGGCGCAAGTGAAGCGCGACAATATCGAGGCCAAGGGCGACGCCTGGCCGCCTGAGGAGGAGGAGAAATTCAAGCAGCCGATCCGCGATCAATATGAACGTCAGGGCCACCCCTATTACGCCTCGGCAAGGCTGTGGGATGACGGCATCATCGCGCCCGCCGATACCCGCCGCGTATTGGGCCTCAGCCTCGAGGCCGCGTTGCAGCAGCCGATCGGTGAAACCCGCTTCGGCCTCTTCCGTATGTGA